From Weissella diestrammenae, a single genomic window includes:
- a CDS encoding class I SAM-dependent methyltransferase, with translation MFEQIENTVNSLKSLQKTIETRLDLSAIDTLIVIFSQMLGQDDETLQLLDAQERQTLVKEITHSGFEQLNGQDKRQVLQFLIVGTMLRDELQANYQITPDSIGMWVGFFIQELVQKSKQQHLLDIGIGSGNLVATIQQVLENETTQIVGVDNDDTLITLASGMSALLDQKWQLKYEDVVTATDVHDFDIVVGDLPVGFYPQSVSSDDFQVAVASGTLTYSHHLMIEKAIKSLKPGGWTFLLVPTNLFESDQASELLKWLQTDNVWFQAFIQFADKLFANTSSQKALLVLQKPGALGQQAHPALLAKVPELTDRSGNARFITEFKSWAQTNQQSQ, from the coding sequence GTGTTTGAACAAATTGAAAATACAGTGAATTCACTGAAGTCATTACAAAAAACAATTGAAACGCGTTTGGATTTATCAGCTATTGATACATTGATCGTTATTTTTAGTCAAATGCTAGGGCAAGATGATGAAACATTGCAACTTTTAGACGCACAGGAACGACAAACCCTTGTTAAAGAAATTACACATTCTGGATTTGAACAATTGAATGGGCAAGATAAAAGGCAAGTCTTGCAATTTTTAATCGTTGGTACAATGTTACGTGATGAATTACAAGCTAATTATCAAATTACACCTGATTCAATTGGCATGTGGGTTGGCTTCTTTATCCAAGAATTGGTCCAAAAATCAAAGCAACAGCATCTATTAGATATTGGTATCGGTTCGGGTAATTTAGTGGCTACAATTCAACAGGTGCTCGAAAATGAGACAACACAAATTGTCGGTGTTGATAATGACGACACGTTAATTACATTAGCCAGTGGTATGTCAGCATTGTTAGATCAAAAGTGGCAACTTAAATATGAAGATGTGGTTACCGCGACTGATGTTCATGACTTTGATATCGTCGTTGGTGATTTGCCTGTTGGATTTTATCCGCAATCGGTATCGTCGGATGACTTTCAAGTTGCTGTGGCGTCGGGCACATTAACATACAGCCACCATTTGATGATTGAAAAAGCTATCAAAAGTTTAAAGCCTGGTGGTTGGACATTTCTATTAGTACCTACCAATTTATTTGAGTCTGATCAGGCCTCAGAGCTATTGAAATGGTTACAAACAGATAATGTTTGGTTTCAAGCTTTCATTCAGTTTGCAGATAAACTCTTTGCAAATACAAGCAGTCAAAAAGCCTTGTTGGTACTGCAGAAACCAGGAGCGTTAGGACAACAGGCTCATCCTGCGTTACTAGCAAAAGTACCTGAATTGACTGATCGTTCAGGTAATGCTCGATTCATCACTGAATTTAAGTCATGGGCACAAACTAATCAACAATCACAATAA
- a CDS encoding Stp1/IreP family PP2C-type Ser/Thr phosphatase: MKLAFATDRGTERTENQDYVDVFVNQEGLQLAIVADGVGGQNAGDVAATMAVSHIGNDWVNTDIVTIDDVKSWLFEQTAQENRTILQTANRYRTLRGMATTLVLAVILPNSLVIANLGDSRAYLLRRDSILQLTQDHNLASELLRRGAITTEEAKNHPGRHMITRQLGANREVKPDVRNMSIEEGDLLLLTTDGLGKSVSDHEIVQIIQESDNISVAVAKLIAVANNHGTPDNLTVLLGVQEGNGNK; this comes from the coding sequence ATGAAACTTGCTTTTGCAACCGATCGTGGCACTGAGCGAACTGAAAATCAAGATTATGTTGATGTTTTTGTTAACCAAGAAGGGCTTCAATTAGCGATTGTAGCTGATGGTGTCGGGGGGCAAAATGCAGGGGATGTTGCTGCGACAATGGCTGTATCACATATTGGAAATGATTGGGTAAACACTGATATCGTCACCATCGATGACGTAAAGTCTTGGCTATTTGAGCAAACAGCACAAGAAAATCGAACTATTTTACAAACGGCTAATCGCTACCGAACATTACGAGGTATGGCAACAACGCTAGTTTTAGCAGTCATTCTACCTAATTCATTAGTTATTGCAAATTTAGGTGACTCAAGAGCTTATCTTTTACGGCGCGACAGTATTCTACAGTTGACGCAAGATCATAACTTGGCTAGTGAATTACTTCGTCGTGGTGCAATTACCACTGAAGAGGCAAAAAATCATCCTGGACGGCATATGATTACACGTCAATTAGGGGCTAATCGAGAGGTTAAACCAGATGTGCGAAATATGAGCATTGAAGAGGGTGATTTATTGTTATTAACAACCGATGGTTTGGGCAAATCAGTGTCAGACCATGAGATTGTTCAAATTATTCAGGAATCAGATAACATATCGGTCGCAGTTGCTAAATTAATTGCAGTTGCAAACAATCATGGTACACCTGATAATTTGACTGTTCTATTAGGTGTTCAAGAAGGGAATGGAAATAAATAA
- the priA gene encoding primosomal protein N', with the protein MMQVAEIVVDVPTMQTNRPWTYLIPKSLINILVPGMRVVVPFGNSNRQIQGFVVTVHESTETAQLKPVISVIELNPVLTPELIQLGNELANRNFVFMVSMYQAMLPNVMRAKYSKQLRLNQPDALKQPEVQAMFADRDLVDFNAGDVDMALLPALKAYQQQGVLDVVYQVDNRAKVKLVRMITPLLSTNEYDQLRHALRATAKKQARLLTYLMKLGSNPQSTTQFEKQAGVTANDIKVAAQKGWVEIEEVEAYRIPKLVEPIKQTTPLTLNSEQQDAYDQIVAAVNGQTNHVFLLEGVTGSGKTEIYLQVIAQVLSQNRTALMLVPEITLTPQMVHRVKGRFGSMVAVMHSGLSDGERYDEWRRVKRHEAQVVIGARSAVFAPLDNIGIIIVDEEHESSYKQEENPRYHARDVAILRAKYHNAVVVLGSATPSLESRARAQRNRYTLLRLTHRALANPLPTSEVVDMRDVIKQGGDDIFSDQLLKKIGDRIDRNEQSVLMLNRRGYANFLMCRQCGFVPMCPNCDLAMTVHQDTKRLECHICGANQPIPNECPMCGSDRIRPYGTGTQKVEEQLQIRFPNARIIRMDVDTTRKKGATDRLLTQFGQKKADILVGTQMIAKGLDFPDVTLVGILNADTTLNLPDFRASERTFQLITQVSGRAGRADKKGEVVIQTYNPQHYAIALAKQQDYERFFSKEMQIRHTWRYAPYYYSVQIKISHQFENQVAKAAYQLVEWLRNKIADDTIIFGPAPTTVRRMKNRYYYQILIKFKHDTGLEKALTELMADAQNLSKDGIQLAIDREPVSLI; encoded by the coding sequence TTGATGCAAGTTGCAGAAATAGTCGTTGATGTGCCAACTATGCAAACAAATCGACCATGGACCTATTTGATTCCCAAGTCGTTAATAAATATCTTGGTACCAGGTATGCGTGTTGTCGTGCCATTTGGAAACAGTAATCGACAAATTCAAGGCTTTGTTGTTACTGTGCATGAATCAACAGAAACGGCGCAATTAAAACCAGTCATTAGTGTGATTGAATTAAATCCAGTGTTAACACCCGAACTCATCCAACTTGGTAATGAATTAGCCAATCGAAATTTTGTATTCATGGTAAGTATGTATCAAGCCATGTTACCAAATGTTATGCGAGCAAAATACTCAAAACAACTTCGACTTAATCAACCAGATGCTTTGAAACAACCTGAAGTGCAAGCTATGTTTGCTGATCGAGATTTGGTTGATTTTAATGCAGGTGATGTTGATATGGCATTACTACCGGCATTAAAGGCTTATCAACAACAAGGTGTTTTAGATGTTGTTTATCAAGTTGACAATCGTGCCAAGGTCAAACTTGTGCGTATGATAACGCCCCTTCTGTCAACAAATGAGTATGATCAGTTACGACATGCGTTGCGGGCAACAGCAAAAAAACAAGCCCGATTGTTGACCTATTTGATGAAATTAGGTTCGAATCCTCAGTCTACGACACAGTTTGAAAAACAAGCGGGTGTGACTGCCAATGATATTAAAGTCGCAGCTCAAAAAGGTTGGGTAGAGATTGAGGAAGTTGAAGCGTATCGAATACCAAAGCTTGTTGAACCAATTAAACAGACGACCCCTTTGACGCTGAATTCTGAGCAGCAGGATGCATATGATCAAATCGTGGCGGCGGTCAATGGGCAGACTAACCACGTCTTTTTATTGGAAGGTGTGACGGGATCAGGTAAGACTGAAATATATCTACAAGTGATTGCACAAGTATTATCACAAAATCGAACGGCTCTGATGTTAGTTCCTGAAATCACTTTGACACCACAAATGGTGCACAGAGTTAAAGGGAGGTTTGGTTCAATGGTGGCCGTCATGCACTCTGGCTTATCAGATGGTGAACGATATGATGAGTGGCGACGAGTCAAACGGCATGAGGCTCAGGTTGTGATTGGTGCGCGTTCAGCAGTTTTTGCACCGCTTGATAATATTGGAATTATTATTGTTGATGAGGAACATGAATCGTCATATAAACAAGAAGAAAATCCGCGGTATCATGCTAGAGATGTAGCGATTTTGCGGGCAAAATACCACAATGCAGTCGTGGTACTAGGTTCAGCAACGCCCTCATTGGAAAGCCGCGCGCGCGCGCAGCGTAATCGATACACTTTGCTACGTTTGACACATCGGGCATTGGCTAACCCGTTACCGACGTCAGAAGTGGTCGACATGCGTGACGTGATTAAGCAGGGTGGTGACGATATCTTTTCAGATCAATTACTCAAAAAAATTGGGGATCGAATTGATAGAAATGAACAAAGTGTCTTAATGTTAAATCGTCGCGGATATGCCAATTTTTTGATGTGTCGGCAGTGTGGATTTGTTCCGATGTGTCCAAATTGTGATCTGGCCATGACGGTGCATCAAGATACGAAACGATTAGAATGCCACATTTGTGGTGCGAATCAGCCAATACCAAATGAATGTCCAATGTGTGGGTCAGATCGCATTCGGCCATATGGTACGGGCACTCAAAAAGTTGAAGAACAGCTACAAATTCGTTTTCCTAATGCTAGAATTATTCGAATGGATGTTGATACGACACGAAAAAAAGGCGCCACAGATCGCTTGCTAACACAGTTTGGCCAAAAAAAAGCCGATATATTAGTCGGAACGCAGATGATAGCGAAAGGTTTAGATTTTCCAGATGTTACGTTAGTTGGTATTTTAAACGCGGATACAACACTTAATTTGCCTGATTTTAGGGCGAGTGAACGGACTTTTCAATTAATCACCCAGGTTTCAGGACGCGCAGGTCGAGCCGATAAAAAAGGCGAAGTCGTCATTCAAACCTATAATCCGCAGCACTACGCGATTGCGCTTGCGAAACAACAGGATTATGAACGCTTCTTTAGTAAAGAAATGCAAATTCGCCATACTTGGCGCTATGCACCATATTATTATTCGGTTCAGATTAAAATATCGCATCAATTTGAGAACCAAGTTGCTAAAGCCGCATATCAATTGGTTGAGTGGTTACGAAATAAAATAGCAGACGACACGATTATTTTTGGACCAGCGCCGACTACTGTTCGTAGAATGAAGAACAGATATTATTATCAAATACTAATAAAATTTAAACATGATACAGGTTTAGAAAAAGCATTAACAGAACTGATGGCGGATGCTCAAAATTTGTCAAAGGATGGTATTCAATTGGCGATTGATCGGGAACCTGTAAGTTTAATATGA
- the rsmB gene encoding 16S rRNA (cytosine(967)-C(5))-methyltransferase RsmB — translation MSKGNNTKIATWEMTNARAMAIRALEKVRQGAYSNLQLNQVIQTAKLDERDVHLLTTLVYGVIQHRLTLEYWLAPFVRGKIDPWVKELLMSAVFQMEYLDKVPTHAIFDEAIQIAKRRGHDGVRKFVTGVLHAIERQGLADLNEIEDPIERLSIQASLPIWLINQLQLELGMEKTVSITEKINQAPAQSARVNLALTTPELATEQLKKEGFEVTPSQVSPDALRLNHAHVASSQAFINGLVTLQDESAMLMVPNLGLTPNSVVLDAAAAPGGKTTQIATYLSAELGGRVDALDIHDHKVQLIMQNAERLKVADRVFAQKLDARQVSTKFVDNVFDAILVDAPCSGFGLLRRKPEIRYEKTYADSQKLHQIQVDILNAVAPTLKVGGMLVYGTCTILKSENEDVIDEFLAQHPDFEICETKTAFDLKGIDARGMLHIFPDDYDSDGFFIATLRKNQ, via the coding sequence ATGAGTAAAGGGAATAATACAAAAATTGCAACTTGGGAGATGACTAACGCACGTGCAATGGCTATTCGCGCGTTAGAGAAAGTGCGTCAAGGTGCGTACTCAAATCTTCAATTGAATCAAGTGATTCAAACCGCAAAACTAGATGAACGGGACGTCCATTTATTAACAACGCTTGTTTATGGCGTGATTCAACATCGTTTAACTTTAGAATACTGGTTGGCCCCATTTGTTCGGGGAAAAATTGATCCTTGGGTCAAAGAATTGTTGATGAGTGCAGTCTTTCAAATGGAATATTTGGATAAAGTGCCAACACATGCAATTTTTGATGAAGCAATTCAAATCGCAAAACGCCGTGGACATGATGGTGTTCGAAAATTTGTAACCGGTGTATTGCACGCAATTGAACGTCAAGGATTAGCTGATTTGAATGAAATTGAGGACCCAATTGAACGTTTATCAATTCAGGCGTCACTCCCAATTTGGTTGATTAATCAATTGCAGTTAGAGCTTGGAATGGAAAAGACAGTTTCAATCACTGAGAAAATTAATCAAGCCCCTGCACAATCGGCTCGAGTCAATTTGGCGCTTACAACACCAGAGTTGGCTACTGAGCAATTAAAAAAAGAGGGTTTTGAAGTAACACCATCTCAGGTCTCGCCTGATGCATTACGGTTAAATCATGCTCACGTTGCATCTTCTCAAGCGTTTATTAATGGGTTAGTGACATTACAGGATGAATCGGCAATGTTGATGGTACCTAATTTAGGTTTGACACCTAATTCGGTGGTTCTCGATGCGGCAGCTGCGCCTGGAGGAAAAACAACTCAAATTGCAACGTATTTATCAGCTGAGCTTGGTGGACGGGTTGATGCACTTGATATTCATGATCATAAAGTACAATTAATTATGCAAAATGCTGAGCGCCTGAAAGTGGCTGATCGCGTATTTGCTCAAAAATTAGACGCCAGACAAGTATCAACTAAATTTGTGGATAATGTATTTGATGCTATCCTCGTTGATGCACCTTGTTCAGGATTTGGTTTACTCAGACGTAAGCCTGAAATTAGATATGAAAAAACCTATGCGGATAGCCAGAAATTGCATCAAATCCAAGTTGACATCTTAAATGCAGTGGCACCAACGTTGAAGGTAGGCGGAATGCTAGTTTATGGCACGTGTACAATTCTCAAATCTGAAAATGAAGATGTCATTGATGAATTCTTGGCACAACATCCTGATTTTGAAATTTGCGAAACTAAGACTGCCTTTGATTTGAAAGGTATCGATGCACGGGGAATGTTACACATATTTCCAGACGATTACGATTCTGATGGCTTTTTTATTGCAACTTTAAGAAAAAATCAGTAA
- a CDS encoding type II secretion system F family protein: protein MTMFKKQSHKWSNKRQLLFFETLNDLLRSGYTLPVALCSVSELLPSYDADIRQIIALMRLGNTFDIALSNYVSKQINLQLNFVNLHGNLQALINEISTHEFEQQTKQQKLKSLLIYPCCLIILVLMIAGGFSVLFALNSKHWLFGQSSQAMEYSCLIFCGLLTLVTYLVVVKIRCQSLLNRWLFLLKMPILKTYIKLVLDYHLTFNLGILLQSGISIAQIVQNIGQSKNDTLLTLIGESAHQQLKQGATVIQCVDSMPLLPHEAKTILSSGKSQIQIGQDFLRLAKIKRMQLNKLIERCLACLQPFCFILIGACILVLYLIYILPMYVQMGEISNW from the coding sequence ATGACAATGTTTAAAAAACAATCACATAAATGGTCTAATAAACGGCAATTATTATTTTTTGAAACGCTAAATGATTTATTGCGTTCTGGCTATACCTTACCAGTGGCTTTATGTAGCGTTAGCGAATTATTACCTAGTTATGACGCTGATATTCGGCAGATTATAGCGCTTATGAGATTAGGAAACACATTTGATATTGCGTTGTCAAATTACGTGAGTAAACAAATAAATTTACAACTGAATTTTGTAAATTTACATGGTAATTTACAAGCATTAATAAATGAAATTAGCACACATGAATTTGAACAGCAGACGAAACAACAAAAGCTTAAATCATTGTTAATTTACCCCTGTTGTCTTATTATTTTGGTTTTGATGATTGCGGGGGGATTCAGCGTGCTGTTTGCATTGAATTCAAAACATTGGTTATTTGGTCAATCGTCTCAAGCGATGGAATATTCATGTCTTATCTTTTGTGGCTTGTTGACGTTGGTAACCTATTTGGTAGTAGTAAAAATAAGATGTCAATCGCTGTTAAATCGATGGCTTTTTTTATTGAAAATGCCGATACTTAAAACCTATATTAAGTTAGTTCTTGATTATCATTTAACATTTAATTTAGGTATATTGCTGCAATCAGGTATATCAATTGCGCAAATCGTGCAAAACATTGGACAATCGAAGAATGATACCTTGCTAACATTAATTGGGGAAAGCGCACATCAACAATTAAAACAAGGTGCTACTGTCATTCAATGTGTTGATTCAATGCCACTGTTACCACATGAAGCAAAAACAATTTTGTCGTCTGGTAAATCTCAAATTCAGATAGGACAGGATTTTTTGCGGTTGGCAAAAATTAAGAGAATGCAACTTAATAAATTAATAGAACGTTGTTTGGCATGCTTGCAACCGTTTTGTTTTATCTTGATAGGTGCTTGCATTCTTGTTTTATATCTTATCTACATCTTACCTATGTATGTACAAATGGGGGAAATAAGCAATTGGTAA
- the fmt gene encoding methionyl-tRNA formyltransferase codes for MKTKIIFMGTPQFSVGILQALVAHNDYEVIAVLTQPDRPVGRKRVLKPSPVKEAALAANIPVFQPAKLSGSDELLQMIALEPDIIITAAYGQFLPAKLLNAAKIGAINVHASLLPKYRGGAPIQYALLNGDAKTGVSIMYMVKEMDAGDVLAQSELPIEPEDNTGTLFEKLSVLGRDLLLKTLPSLIDGTNEAVPQDITQVTFSPTIQPNEEIIDFSKSANQIINQVRALYPAPIAHTMIKNVRTKIQKAHLIDETTTLPAGSVVKKDKRQLWLATGDGHIIAIDEIQPAGKAKMPISAYLNGHANFTEGEQVITNE; via the coding sequence ATGAAGACAAAAATAATTTTTATGGGGACACCGCAATTTTCAGTTGGTATCCTACAAGCACTAGTTGCACACAACGACTATGAAGTAATTGCTGTGTTAACGCAACCAGATCGGCCAGTGGGTCGGAAAAGAGTATTAAAGCCATCACCAGTGAAAGAAGCAGCGTTGGCTGCTAATATACCGGTATTTCAACCAGCTAAATTAAGTGGTTCTGATGAGTTGTTACAAATGATCGCCCTTGAGCCTGATATTATTATTACGGCGGCTTATGGTCAGTTTTTACCAGCTAAACTATTAAATGCTGCAAAAATTGGCGCAATTAACGTTCACGCATCGCTACTACCAAAATATCGTGGTGGCGCACCCATTCAATATGCATTATTAAATGGGGATGCCAAGACTGGTGTATCAATTATGTATATGGTTAAGGAGATGGATGCTGGTGACGTGTTGGCACAGTCTGAACTACCGATCGAGCCTGAAGATAATACTGGGACATTATTTGAAAAGTTATCGGTGTTAGGTCGGGATTTACTGCTTAAAACGCTGCCCAGTTTGATCGACGGTACTAATGAAGCAGTGCCACAGGATATAACACAGGTAACTTTTTCGCCAACTATTCAACCAAATGAAGAAATAATCGATTTTTCAAAATCAGCTAATCAAATTATCAATCAAGTTCGTGCGCTATATCCAGCACCAATTGCACATACTATGATCAAGAATGTACGGACAAAAATTCAAAAAGCACATTTGATTGATGAAACCACGACACTTCCTGCAGGCAGTGTCGTAAAAAAAGATAAAAGGCAATTGTGGTTGGCAACTGGTGATGGACACATTATTGCGATAGATGAAATTCAACCGGCCGGAAAAGCAAAAATGCCGATATCTGCCTATTTAAATGGCCATGCTAATTTTACTGAAGGTGAGCAAGTGATAACAAATGAGTAA
- a CDS encoding prepilin-type N-terminal cleavage/methylation domain-containing protein: MKKNKILKRAGFTLIETMVVLILVSVMSGSILLFSVNQSGQNWYRFSQDLRLEVDRLRWCGRPQKIYCRHNSIEAYLRSTDGLTRIQLPTGWVSIRGQISITHQGWVSPGTMVFRHSKTNEYKKIIFSFGWGEFRID, translated from the coding sequence GTGAAAAAAAATAAGATATTGAAGAGAGCTGGCTTCACGCTGATCGAAACTATGGTTGTCTTGATTCTGGTCTCAGTTATGAGTGGTAGTATACTATTATTTTCAGTCAATCAATCAGGTCAAAATTGGTATCGTTTTTCCCAAGATTTGCGATTGGAAGTTGATCGCTTACGTTGGTGTGGTCGGCCACAGAAAATTTATTGTCGGCACAACAGTATAGAAGCCTATTTACGATCTACAGATGGTTTGACACGGATTCAATTGCCTACAGGTTGGGTATCAATTCGTGGTCAAATTAGTATCACTCATCAAGGATGGGTCAGTCCCGGGACAATGGTGTTTAGACATAGTAAAACAAATGAATACAAGAAAATCATTTTTTCGTTTGGATGGGGTGAATTTAGAATTGACTAG
- a CDS encoding acetate/propionate family kinase translates to MAKTMAINAGSSSLKFQLIEMPEEKVIAKGQIERIGLGDSIFTLKFNGEKFENILDIADHEAGISYMLTQFEAHGVIADLNEISGVGHRVVAGGEWYNHSVIVDDDVMAKLEKLIDYAPLHEPANIAGIKVFQKLLPNALAVAVFDTAFHQTMSQENYLYPLPYEYYTKYGARKYGAHGTSHRYISARAAEMVGKPLEDLKMITLHLGAGSSITAIKDGKSFDTSMGFTPLAGVMMATRTGDVDPSLVYYIQEREGLTNEQMLDILNKKSGMLGVSTISADLRDLKAVAETNTHAKLAIDMWENRILRYIGQYIVEMGGVDAIVFAGGIGENSFEQRAHIIEKLNFMGIKIDESKNQVFGEETDLSAADSSAKVLIVPTNEELMIARDVEALKTQH, encoded by the coding sequence ATGGCTAAGACAATGGCAATTAATGCTGGCTCTTCATCATTGAAGTTCCAATTGATTGAAATGCCTGAAGAAAAGGTGATTGCAAAAGGACAAATTGAACGGATAGGGTTAGGGGACTCTATTTTCACACTTAAGTTTAACGGTGAAAAGTTTGAAAATATTCTTGATATTGCAGATCATGAAGCCGGAATTTCATACATGTTAACACAATTTGAAGCACACGGTGTGATTGCAGATTTGAATGAAATTAGTGGTGTTGGTCATCGTGTGGTTGCTGGTGGTGAATGGTACAATCATTCTGTGATTGTCGATGATGACGTGATGGCAAAGTTAGAAAAGTTAATTGATTATGCACCACTTCATGAACCGGCTAATATTGCTGGCATCAAGGTGTTCCAAAAATTGTTGCCTAATGCACTTGCAGTTGCCGTGTTTGACACAGCATTCCATCAAACAATGTCACAAGAAAATTATCTATATCCATTACCTTATGAGTACTATACGAAATATGGTGCGCGTAAATATGGGGCGCATGGGACATCACATCGATACATTTCGGCGCGTGCGGCTGAAATGGTTGGTAAACCACTAGAAGACTTGAAAATGATTACTTTGCATTTGGGTGCTGGTTCATCAATCACCGCGATTAAAGATGGTAAATCATTTGACACATCAATGGGATTCACACCATTGGCAGGTGTGATGATGGCTACGCGAACTGGGGATGTTGATCCATCTTTGGTCTATTACATTCAAGAACGTGAAGGCCTAACAAATGAGCAAATGTTAGATATATTGAACAAAAAGTCTGGTATGTTAGGTGTTTCAACGATTTCTGCAGATTTAAGAGACTTAAAGGCTGTTGCAGAGACGAATACCCATGCTAAATTAGCCATTGACATGTGGGAAAATCGTATTCTTCGATATATTGGTCAGTACATTGTTGAAATGGGTGGCGTTGATGCGATTGTTTTCGCAGGTGGTATTGGTGAAAACTCATTTGAACAACGTGCACACATCATCGAGAAGTTGAACTTCATGGGAATCAAGATTGATGAATCTAAGAACCAGGTCTTCGGTGAAGAAACTGATTTGTCAGCGGCTGACTCTTCAGCAAAGGTTTTGATCGTGCCAACCAATGAAGAACTGATGATTGCTCGAGATGTTGAAGCATTGAAAACGCAACATTAA
- a CDS encoding competence type IV pilus major pilin ComGC: protein MVKKYQKAGFTLIEVVTALFIVGLLMLLMLPNINRIKAIANQYQASAMQQTIRGQINLFELAHPDDLPVTKEKLIAREYLTQEQGKRMLALKLEIDDNGDVNTREKK, encoded by the coding sequence TTGGTAAAAAAGTATCAAAAAGCGGGTTTTACGTTAATTGAAGTCGTAACAGCACTTTTTATTGTTGGGTTACTGATGTTATTGATGCTGCCAAATATTAATCGAATCAAAGCTATTGCAAATCAATATCAAGCATCTGCCATGCAGCAAACGATTCGGGGACAAATTAATTTGTTCGAGCTTGCGCATCCTGATGATTTACCGGTGACAAAAGAAAAATTAATTGCTAGAGAATATTTAACCCAAGAGCAAGGCAAGCGTATGCTTGCCTTGAAATTAGAAATTGATGACAACGGTGATGTGAATACTCGTGAAAAAAAATAA
- a CDS encoding prepilin-type N-terminal cleavage/methylation domain-containing protein, whose amino-acid sequence MLKNKKAFTLVECMAALLVMGIIGHTVIILMRSVNQLTTRIMTQLSTGRVDRFVDDLNGFMFDFAYVDQSQKQSFGEAKLYSLAKRQYYYLVNRPNGLSLVSSEGGHLPVLNGIHVTKWTYNQQTLKHDVIFKYQRPIFNRLEMGRNKQSDLLCQEIPRTFSLPVVAED is encoded by the coding sequence ATGTTGAAAAATAAAAAAGCATTTACTTTGGTAGAATGCATGGCTGCATTATTGGTGATGGGTATCATCGGACATACAGTGATTATCCTAATGCGAAGTGTAAATCAGTTGACAACCAGAATTATGACACAATTATCGACTGGAAGAGTTGATCGATTTGTCGATGATTTAAATGGCTTTATGTTTGATTTTGCATATGTTGATCAATCACAGAAACAATCGTTTGGTGAGGCTAAATTGTATTCTCTTGCAAAACGTCAGTATTATTATTTGGTAAATCGACCTAATGGCTTATCTCTAGTTAGTTCGGAAGGCGGGCATTTGCCAGTATTGAACGGAATACATGTAACAAAGTGGACATATAATCAACAGACGCTAAAACATGATGTGATATTTAAATACCAAAGGCCAATTTTTAATCGATTAGAAATGGGAAGGAATAAGCAATCTGATTTGTTATGCCAAGAAATACCACGGACATTTTCTTTACCAGTGGTGGCGGAAGACTAA